The following are encoded in a window of Vespa crabro chromosome 2, iyVesCrab1.2, whole genome shotgun sequence genomic DNA:
- the LOC124432923 gene encoding UNC93-like protein MFSD11, whose amino-acid sequence MAIDKSFINVVVLSFGFMMVFAAFQTMSNIENTVLTSIHNEDSNFNANAYTSLAILYAVFATCNWLAPSYILLTGPRIAIVTGCCCYVLFIASFLWPHPVFLYTASAILGVGAAFIWTGHGQYLTENSDNETMSRNAGIFWAIFQSSLFIGNLFVYFMFNSEHIEKSVRRTVFIVLIGLALFGTIILAVLRKPSQRLALGEAEGVSSADKELHIPEPAKEKPLLAAWYALRDAFSLFLTPKMLFLSFTFIYTGLQLTFFSAVYASSIGFTKAMGESRKRLIGLSGIFVGIGEVVGGTLFGIFASKVSEACGGSPVVIIGCFTHLFAFISIYLNLPNSASFIDTDEKSFIEPSSVLAMAGSLALGFGDACFNTQVYSLLGILFAVESASAFALFKFCQSVAAAISFAYSSKTGLHVQLLILVISIIIGTTTFVSVERKMRNSQSQNQPDIDPALVEGQSIAD is encoded by the exons ATGGCAATCGACAaaagttttataaatgttGTGGTCTTAAGTTTTGGTTTCATGATGGTGTTTGCGGCCTTTCAAACCATGAGTAATATCGAG AATACCGTTCTAACAAGTATACATAATGAAGATAGTAATTTCAACGCTAATGCATATACTAGTTTGGCGATTCTGTACGCTGTATTCGCAACTTGCAATTGGCTAGCACCATCGTATATTTTGTTGACCGGCCCAAGGATAGCCATAGTCACTGGTTGCTGCTGTTACGTTCTTTTTATAGCGTCCTTTCTATGGCCGCATCCGGTCTTTCTCTACACTGCGTCAGCGATTCTCGGAGTTGGTGCAGCTTTTATATGGACTGGACATGGTCAATATCTTACCGAAAACAGCGATAATGAAACAATGTCAAGAAACGCTGGGATCTTTTGGGCGATATTTCAATCATCTCTTTTCATCGGCaatcttttcgtttatttcatgTTTAATAGTGAACATATCGAAAAATCAGTACGACGGACCGTCTTCATTGTACTCATTGGGTTAGCACTTTTTGGCACAATAATTTTAGCAGTATTGAGGAAACCATCTCAAAGATTAGCTCTGGGAGAAGCCGAAGGAGTATCCAGCGCTGATAAGGAACTTCATATACCCGAGCCAGCGAAAGAGAAACCTCTTTTAGCAGCTTGGTACGCTTTGAGAGAcgcattttctcttttccttacaCCAAAGAtgctttttctatcttttacaTTCATTTATACAGGTCTTCAGCTCACTTTCTTTTCCGCTGTATATGCTTCTAGTATAGGTTTCACCAAAGCAATGGGTGAATCGCGAAAGAGATTGATCGGTTTATCAGGTATATTTGTAGGGATTGGTGAAGTCGTTGGAGGTACCTTGTTCGGTATTTTTGCATCCAAAGTATCCGAAGCTTGCGGTGGTTCacctgttgttattattggttgCTTCACTCATCTCTTCGCTTTCATtagtatatatttgaatttacCAAATTCAGCATCTTTCATAGATACAGATGAAAAGAGTTTCATTGAGCCCTCTTCTGTCCTCGCTATGGCGGGAAGTCTTGCCTTGGGTTTTGGCGACGCTTGCTTCAATACTCAGGTTTATTCCTTACTAGGAATTCTTTTTGCAGTAGAGAGTGCATCAGCGTTTGCGCTTTTCAAATTCTGTCAATCGGTAGCCGCGGCAATTAGCTTTGCTTATAGTAGTAAAACTGGTCTACATgttcaattattaatactagtcatttcgattattattggAACAACAACGTTCGTTTCAGTTGAACGAAAAATGCGAAATTCTCAAAGCCAGAATCAACCGGACATCGATCCAGCACTTGTCGAAGGACAAAGTATAGCAGattga
- the LOC124421658 gene encoding uncharacterized protein LOC124421658 isoform X2 encodes MISLEEVYNITFSPLVTTLFAVQWTSNNGICVITEKGIHVFELIPSPMNPQPNIKFSRSFIYASDILPAYAFINEITSLTWNIKRREVYSLLMEAALVPKIDDATNILPKIVRVSWSPENLIHPSKCMLAIITSVGAVELLHQVLRNWFSICDISSIWLQTVEDNIKSNFDSCKNEESRFTKIQENLRQLQACAMTWSELFKLEDTYYAYFVTAFRSSDIVIWKIHKVSDSSKNMKPIIISRIKLNMNTKINVLLWCTIKPNTYLIIIGCCNGQIQGILYNNNNKCFENTSIEKYYTYPDRVSVNSLLMVSQNENRIQFIACKGFFLLLFGLTIMGKLMYTHYLQIEGFTISGISVIASECILITTQNGLACSPNRTMLVCITSPNSTYDHLITREPSVLYILSLDGEKWDPINIIKNYKDINSNFPWDCFELIRLKAAKISDPMIILPKMSQNLESLKLYELRISMWLSLITEVLTKKKMIQRIENIGEIAEAQPLIFVHCACAYLNRLTDKKHLSKDQELSASLLRMYLEIYLAGEDTEEETVATQYVRQALNKTSHFKLKVESCNLCGQIINDLSWNTTKCPSGHKLPRCALTLLQITTVQYRSCPICGQLYHLCLDEEYEEVRCLFCNIPVLYDSRVLDIQNSELYTRNLSKPQVSLVELTQNQDSEISENFSYTEEHQTEAQSYSVVVNYDKDESCSITETWREF; translated from the exons atgatatcGCTAGAAGAagtttataatataactttttctcCATTGGTTACAACATTATTTGCAGTACAATGGACGTCAAATAATGGTATTTGTGTCATTACAGAAAAAGGTATTCATGTATTT GAATTAATACCTTCTCCGATGAATCCTCAgccaaatattaaattttcacgATCTTTTATATATGCTTCTGATATTTTGCCCGCATAtgcatttataaatgaaataacttCGTTGACATGGAATATAAAACGCAGAGAAGTATATTCACTCTTAATGGAAGCTGCTTTAGTTCCTAAGATCGATGATGCAACCAATATATTACCAAAAATAGTTCGTGTATCCTGGTCACCAGAAAATTTAATCCATCCCAGTAAGTGCATGCTTGCAATTATAACTTCTGTTGGTGCTGTTGAACTTTTACATCAAGTATTAAGAAATTGGTTTTCTATATGTGATATTTCATCTATATGGTTACAAACTGttgaagataatattaaatctaatttTGATAGttgtaaaaatgaagaatCACGTTTTACAAAGATACAAGAAAATCTTAGACAATTGCAAGCTTGTGCAATGACATGGagtgaattatttaaattagaaGACACTTACTATGCATACTTTGTAACTGCTTTTCGTAGTTCAGACATAGTGATTTGGAAAATACATAAAGTATCTGATTCCAGTAAAAATATGAAACCAATTATAATAtctagaataaaattaaatatgaacacaaaaattaatgtattattgtGGTGTACTATAAAACCTAATAcatacttaattattattggatGTTGTAATGGTCAGATACAAGGTATCctgtataacaataataataaatgttttgagaatacatcgatagaaaaatacTATACATATCCAGATCGTGTCTCAGTCAATTCTTTACTTATGGTTTCACAGAATGAAAATAGAATACAATTTATTGCTTGTAaaggtttctttcttttattatttgggTTGACTATAATGGGAAAATTAATGTATAcacattatttacaaatagaaGGATTTACTATTtcag GAATCTCTGTTATTGCATCTGaatgtattttaattacaaCACAAAATG GTCTTGCCTGTTCTCCTAATCGTACAATGCTAGTTTGTATAACTAGTCCTAATAGTACATACGATCATTTAATTACAAGAGAACCAAgcgtattatacatattatcctTAGATGGAGAAAAATGGGAtccaattaatataataaaaaattataaagatataaattctaACTTTCCTTGGGATTGTTTCGAATTAATTAGACTCAAAGCTGCAAAAATTTCAGATCCAATGATTATATTACCTAAGATGTCACAAAATTTAGAATCACttaaattatacgaattaaGGATATCAATGTGGCTATCACTTATAACTGaagtattaacaaaaaaaaaaatgattcaaaGGATTGAAAATATAGGTGAAATAGCAGAAGCTCAACCACTAATTTTTGTACATTGTGCATGTGCTTATCTCAATCGTTTAACagataaaaaacatttatcaaaAGATCAAGAATTGTCTGCAAGTCTATTAAGAATGTACTTAGAAATATATCTTGCTGGTGAAGAtacagaagaagaaacagtTGCAACACAATACGTGCGTCAAGCGTTAAACAAAACGTCtcatttcaaattaaaagTGGAATCATGTAATCTATGTGGGcagattattaatgatttatcttGGAATACTACAAAATGTCCATCAGGACATAAGTTACCCAGATGTGCTTTAACCCTTCTTCAAATTACTACAGTTCAATATCGATCTTGCCCTATATGTGGGCAACTTTATCACCTCTGCTTAGACGAAGAATATGAAGAAGTACGATGTCTGTTTTGTAATATACCTGTTTTATATGACAGTCGTGTATTAGATATACAAAATTCAGAATTATATACaagaaatttatcaaaacCACAAGTGTCCTTAGTAGAATTAACACAAAATCAAGATTCTGAAATATCTGAAAACTTTTCTTATACAGAAGAACATCAAACTGAGGCACAATCTTATTCAGTGGttgttaattatgataaagatGAGTCTTGTAGTATCACTGAAACTTGGAGAGAGTTCTGA
- the LOC124421658 gene encoding uncharacterized protein LOC124421658 isoform X1, with translation MISLEEVYNITFSPLVTTLFAVQWTSNNGICVITEKGIHVFELIPSPMNPQPNIKFSRSFIYASDILPAYAFINEITSLTWNIKRREVYSLLMEAALVPKIDDATNILPKIVRVSWSPENLIHPSKCMLAIITSVGAVELLHQVLRNWFSICDISSIWLQTVEDNIKSNFDSCKNEESRFTKIQENLRQLQACAMTWSELFKLEDTYYAYFVTAFRSSDIVIWKIHKVSDSSKNMKPIIISRIKLNMNTKINVLLWCTIKPNTYLIIIGCCNGQIQGILYNNNNKCFENTSIEKYYTYPDRVSVNSLLMVSQNENRIQFIACKGFFLLLFGLTIMGKLMYTHYLQIEGFTISGISVIASECILITTQNGMMYAFDTQENNLKSISIKHKLPQTRVQYLGLACSPNRTMLVCITSPNSTYDHLITREPSVLYILSLDGEKWDPINIIKNYKDINSNFPWDCFELIRLKAAKISDPMIILPKMSQNLESLKLYELRISMWLSLITEVLTKKKMIQRIENIGEIAEAQPLIFVHCACAYLNRLTDKKHLSKDQELSASLLRMYLEIYLAGEDTEEETVATQYVRQALNKTSHFKLKVESCNLCGQIINDLSWNTTKCPSGHKLPRCALTLLQITTVQYRSCPICGQLYHLCLDEEYEEVRCLFCNIPVLYDSRVLDIQNSELYTRNLSKPQVSLVELTQNQDSEISENFSYTEEHQTEAQSYSVVVNYDKDESCSITETWREF, from the exons atgatatcGCTAGAAGAagtttataatataactttttctcCATTGGTTACAACATTATTTGCAGTACAATGGACGTCAAATAATGGTATTTGTGTCATTACAGAAAAAGGTATTCATGTATTT GAATTAATACCTTCTCCGATGAATCCTCAgccaaatattaaattttcacgATCTTTTATATATGCTTCTGATATTTTGCCCGCATAtgcatttataaatgaaataacttCGTTGACATGGAATATAAAACGCAGAGAAGTATATTCACTCTTAATGGAAGCTGCTTTAGTTCCTAAGATCGATGATGCAACCAATATATTACCAAAAATAGTTCGTGTATCCTGGTCACCAGAAAATTTAATCCATCCCAGTAAGTGCATGCTTGCAATTATAACTTCTGTTGGTGCTGTTGAACTTTTACATCAAGTATTAAGAAATTGGTTTTCTATATGTGATATTTCATCTATATGGTTACAAACTGttgaagataatattaaatctaatttTGATAGttgtaaaaatgaagaatCACGTTTTACAAAGATACAAGAAAATCTTAGACAATTGCAAGCTTGTGCAATGACATGGagtgaattatttaaattagaaGACACTTACTATGCATACTTTGTAACTGCTTTTCGTAGTTCAGACATAGTGATTTGGAAAATACATAAAGTATCTGATTCCAGTAAAAATATGAAACCAATTATAATAtctagaataaaattaaatatgaacacaaaaattaatgtattattgtGGTGTACTATAAAACCTAATAcatacttaattattattggatGTTGTAATGGTCAGATACAAGGTATCctgtataacaataataataaatgttttgagaatacatcgatagaaaaatacTATACATATCCAGATCGTGTCTCAGTCAATTCTTTACTTATGGTTTCACAGAATGAAAATAGAATACAATTTATTGCTTGTAaaggtttctttcttttattatttgggTTGACTATAATGGGAAAATTAATGTATAcacattatttacaaatagaaGGATTTACTATTtcag GAATCTCTGTTATTGCATCTGaatgtattttaattacaaCACAAAATGGTATGATGTATGCTTTTGATACACAAGAAAATAACTTAAAAAGCATTTCAATCAAACATAAGTTACCTCAGACACGTGTTCAATATTTAGGTCTTGCCTGTTCTCCTAATCGTACAATGCTAGTTTGTATAACTAGTCCTAATAGTACATACGATCATTTAATTACAAGAGAACCAAgcgtattatacatattatcctTAGATGGAGAAAAATGGGAtccaattaatataataaaaaattataaagatataaattctaACTTTCCTTGGGATTGTTTCGAATTAATTAGACTCAAAGCTGCAAAAATTTCAGATCCAATGATTATATTACCTAAGATGTCACAAAATTTAGAATCACttaaattatacgaattaaGGATATCAATGTGGCTATCACTTATAACTGaagtattaacaaaaaaaaaaatgattcaaaGGATTGAAAATATAGGTGAAATAGCAGAAGCTCAACCACTAATTTTTGTACATTGTGCATGTGCTTATCTCAATCGTTTAACagataaaaaacatttatcaaaAGATCAAGAATTGTCTGCAAGTCTATTAAGAATGTACTTAGAAATATATCTTGCTGGTGAAGAtacagaagaagaaacagtTGCAACACAATACGTGCGTCAAGCGTTAAACAAAACGTCtcatttcaaattaaaagTGGAATCATGTAATCTATGTGGGcagattattaatgatttatcttGGAATACTACAAAATGTCCATCAGGACATAAGTTACCCAGATGTGCTTTAACCCTTCTTCAAATTACTACAGTTCAATATCGATCTTGCCCTATATGTGGGCAACTTTATCACCTCTGCTTAGACGAAGAATATGAAGAAGTACGATGTCTGTTTTGTAATATACCTGTTTTATATGACAGTCGTGTATTAGATATACAAAATTCAGAATTATATACaagaaatttatcaaaacCACAAGTGTCCTTAGTAGAATTAACACAAAATCAAGATTCTGAAATATCTGAAAACTTTTCTTATACAGAAGAACATCAAACTGAGGCACAATCTTATTCAGTGGttgttaattatgataaagatGAGTCTTGTAGTATCACTGAAACTTGGAGAGAGTTCTGA
- the LOC124421658 gene encoding uncharacterized protein LOC124421658 isoform X3 yields MVFVSLQKKELIPSPMNPQPNIKFSRSFIYASDILPAYAFINEITSLTWNIKRREVYSLLMEAALVPKIDDATNILPKIVRVSWSPENLIHPSKCMLAIITSVGAVELLHQVLRNWFSICDISSIWLQTVEDNIKSNFDSCKNEESRFTKIQENLRQLQACAMTWSELFKLEDTYYAYFVTAFRSSDIVIWKIHKVSDSSKNMKPIIISRIKLNMNTKINVLLWCTIKPNTYLIIIGCCNGQIQGILYNNNNKCFENTSIEKYYTYPDRVSVNSLLMVSQNENRIQFIACKGFFLLLFGLTIMGKLMYTHYLQIEGFTISGISVIASECILITTQNGMMYAFDTQENNLKSISIKHKLPQTRVQYLGLACSPNRTMLVCITSPNSTYDHLITREPSVLYILSLDGEKWDPINIIKNYKDINSNFPWDCFELIRLKAAKISDPMIILPKMSQNLESLKLYELRISMWLSLITEVLTKKKMIQRIENIGEIAEAQPLIFVHCACAYLNRLTDKKHLSKDQELSASLLRMYLEIYLAGEDTEEETVATQYVRQALNKTSHFKLKVESCNLCGQIINDLSWNTTKCPSGHKLPRCALTLLQITTVQYRSCPICGQLYHLCLDEEYEEVRCLFCNIPVLYDSRVLDIQNSELYTRNLSKPQVSLVELTQNQDSEISENFSYTEEHQTEAQSYSVVVNYDKDESCSITETWREF; encoded by the exons ATGGTATTTGTGTCATTACAGAAAAAG GAATTAATACCTTCTCCGATGAATCCTCAgccaaatattaaattttcacgATCTTTTATATATGCTTCTGATATTTTGCCCGCATAtgcatttataaatgaaataacttCGTTGACATGGAATATAAAACGCAGAGAAGTATATTCACTCTTAATGGAAGCTGCTTTAGTTCCTAAGATCGATGATGCAACCAATATATTACCAAAAATAGTTCGTGTATCCTGGTCACCAGAAAATTTAATCCATCCCAGTAAGTGCATGCTTGCAATTATAACTTCTGTTGGTGCTGTTGAACTTTTACATCAAGTATTAAGAAATTGGTTTTCTATATGTGATATTTCATCTATATGGTTACAAACTGttgaagataatattaaatctaatttTGATAGttgtaaaaatgaagaatCACGTTTTACAAAGATACAAGAAAATCTTAGACAATTGCAAGCTTGTGCAATGACATGGagtgaattatttaaattagaaGACACTTACTATGCATACTTTGTAACTGCTTTTCGTAGTTCAGACATAGTGATTTGGAAAATACATAAAGTATCTGATTCCAGTAAAAATATGAAACCAATTATAATAtctagaataaaattaaatatgaacacaaaaattaatgtattattgtGGTGTACTATAAAACCTAATAcatacttaattattattggatGTTGTAATGGTCAGATACAAGGTATCctgtataacaataataataaatgttttgagaatacatcgatagaaaaatacTATACATATCCAGATCGTGTCTCAGTCAATTCTTTACTTATGGTTTCACAGAATGAAAATAGAATACAATTTATTGCTTGTAaaggtttctttcttttattatttgggTTGACTATAATGGGAAAATTAATGTATAcacattatttacaaatagaaGGATTTACTATTtcag GAATCTCTGTTATTGCATCTGaatgtattttaattacaaCACAAAATGGTATGATGTATGCTTTTGATACACAAGAAAATAACTTAAAAAGCATTTCAATCAAACATAAGTTACCTCAGACACGTGTTCAATATTTAGGTCTTGCCTGTTCTCCTAATCGTACAATGCTAGTTTGTATAACTAGTCCTAATAGTACATACGATCATTTAATTACAAGAGAACCAAgcgtattatacatattatcctTAGATGGAGAAAAATGGGAtccaattaatataataaaaaattataaagatataaattctaACTTTCCTTGGGATTGTTTCGAATTAATTAGACTCAAAGCTGCAAAAATTTCAGATCCAATGATTATATTACCTAAGATGTCACAAAATTTAGAATCACttaaattatacgaattaaGGATATCAATGTGGCTATCACTTATAACTGaagtattaacaaaaaaaaaaatgattcaaaGGATTGAAAATATAGGTGAAATAGCAGAAGCTCAACCACTAATTTTTGTACATTGTGCATGTGCTTATCTCAATCGTTTAACagataaaaaacatttatcaaaAGATCAAGAATTGTCTGCAAGTCTATTAAGAATGTACTTAGAAATATATCTTGCTGGTGAAGAtacagaagaagaaacagtTGCAACACAATACGTGCGTCAAGCGTTAAACAAAACGTCtcatttcaaattaaaagTGGAATCATGTAATCTATGTGGGcagattattaatgatttatcttGGAATACTACAAAATGTCCATCAGGACATAAGTTACCCAGATGTGCTTTAACCCTTCTTCAAATTACTACAGTTCAATATCGATCTTGCCCTATATGTGGGCAACTTTATCACCTCTGCTTAGACGAAGAATATGAAGAAGTACGATGTCTGTTTTGTAATATACCTGTTTTATATGACAGTCGTGTATTAGATATACAAAATTCAGAATTATATACaagaaatttatcaaaacCACAAGTGTCCTTAGTAGAATTAACACAAAATCAAGATTCTGAAATATCTGAAAACTTTTCTTATACAGAAGAACATCAAACTGAGGCACAATCTTATTCAGTGGttgttaattatgataaagatGAGTCTTGTAGTATCACTGAAACTTGGAGAGAGTTCTGA
- the LOC124421660 gene encoding enkurin isoform X1: protein MKMVSVESEENEVITNLILGPPIEYAKRKRYVSKHKECIKAEIKKEKYAHRTFGPPKVLLQLPSQYLKKRSRKEYRKTGIEHVHIRNPEYQQKLPSWVPIKMKIKEKCGELPIDPVKLGRINFKKQNIIDVKKFHPHKLKERYVDTRYGDSHDLKSSGLYPIYIHRKGFGKLPKIMKKIKYEVMNKELKEDKSKNDKHIDELKYHCISEEERKELLDGLKKRWDEIMKEFQCLPFIIDTPPKVQRKAKLEHELQQLEKDIATLERHSYICVSNDNENE from the exons ATGAAAATGGTATCAGTAGAatcagaagaaaatgaagtaaTTACAAACCTTATTCTTGGCCCTCCAATAGAGTATGCGAAACGAAAGAG atatGTTTCTAAACATAAGGAATGTATAAAAGcagaaattaagaaagaaaaatatgcaCATCGTACATTTGGTCCACCAAAAGTACTGTTACAATTACCATctcaatatttgaaaaaaagaagccgGAAAGAATATCGCAAAACAGGTATAGAACATGTACATATTCGTAATCCAGAATATCAACAAAAGTTACCATCATGGGTcccaataaaaatgaaaattaaagaaaaatgtggAGAGTTGCCTATAGATCCTGTAAAATTAGGGCGTATCAATTTTAAAAAACagaatattattgatgttaaaaaatttcatcccCATAAACTTAAGGAACGATATGTAGATACACGGTATGGAGACTCTCATGATCTAAAATCTAGTGGATTATAtcctatttatatacatagaaag GGCTTTGGAAAACTTCCAAAAATtatgaagaagataaaatatgaAGTAATGAATAaggaattaaaagaagataaatcaaaaaatgatAAACATATTGATGAACTTAAATACCACTGCATCtctgaagaagaaagaaaagaacttttagat ggACTAAAAAAAAGGTGGgatgaaataatgaaagaatttcAGTGTTTACCATTTATAATTGATACTCCACCAAAGGTACAGAGAAAGGCAAAACTAGAACATGAATTACAGCAACTTGAGAAAGATATTGCAACTCTTGAAAGACATTCTTACATATGTGttagtaatgataatgaaaatgaatga
- the LOC124421660 gene encoding enkurin isoform X2: MKYVSKHKECIKAEIKKEKYAHRTFGPPKVLLQLPSQYLKKRSRKEYRKTGIEHVHIRNPEYQQKLPSWVPIKMKIKEKCGELPIDPVKLGRINFKKQNIIDVKKFHPHKLKERYVDTRYGDSHDLKSSGLYPIYIHRKGFGKLPKIMKKIKYEVMNKELKEDKSKNDKHIDELKYHCISEEERKELLDGLKKRWDEIMKEFQCLPFIIDTPPKVQRKAKLEHELQQLEKDIATLERHSYICVSNDNENE; this comes from the exons atgaa atatGTTTCTAAACATAAGGAATGTATAAAAGcagaaattaagaaagaaaaatatgcaCATCGTACATTTGGTCCACCAAAAGTACTGTTACAATTACCATctcaatatttgaaaaaaagaagccgGAAAGAATATCGCAAAACAGGTATAGAACATGTACATATTCGTAATCCAGAATATCAACAAAAGTTACCATCATGGGTcccaataaaaatgaaaattaaagaaaaatgtggAGAGTTGCCTATAGATCCTGTAAAATTAGGGCGTATCAATTTTAAAAAACagaatattattgatgttaaaaaatttcatcccCATAAACTTAAGGAACGATATGTAGATACACGGTATGGAGACTCTCATGATCTAAAATCTAGTGGATTATAtcctatttatatacatagaaag GGCTTTGGAAAACTTCCAAAAATtatgaagaagataaaatatgaAGTAATGAATAaggaattaaaagaagataaatcaaaaaatgatAAACATATTGATGAACTTAAATACCACTGCATCtctgaagaagaaagaaaagaacttttagat ggACTAAAAAAAAGGTGGgatgaaataatgaaagaatttcAGTGTTTACCATTTATAATTGATACTCCACCAAAGGTACAGAGAAAGGCAAAACTAGAACATGAATTACAGCAACTTGAGAAAGATATTGCAACTCTTGAAAGACATTCTTACATATGTGttagtaatgataatgaaaatgaatga
- the LOC124421659 gene encoding 17-beta-hydroxysteroid dehydrogenase 13-like codes for MFLRLYSLLVLILDLIILLMEICCSMLVAFYRIFNPPSLKSLNGEVAMVIGAGRGIGKEIAVQLSQLGVIIACVDINPENCNATVQCVIKLSGNAKPYICDVTNEDQVTATVTKIILEIGEITMLFHCCGFPSSHALIREPPEIRKTINVSVLSHFWLLDSVLPSMQRAGRGHIVTLSSVAGLSGGKGNVPLSAAQFAVQGLAESLHTELRHSNSNILITLVHVYPFIVRAELIKDIRFRIPSYFGTMVASEAAKKILDGVRKNYTEFSVPGYLLYIGFLLRMLPKKASFMLRDLLDTGVDFG; via the exons ATGTTCCTCAGATTATATTCATTGCTTGTTCTTATATTAGATCTCATAATTCTATTAATGGAGATTTGTTGTTCAATGTTGGTTgctttttatcgaatttttaatcCACCATCATTAAAAAGTCTCAATGGAGAAGTAGCAATg GTTATTGGAGCTGGAAGAGGAATAGGTAAAGAAATAGCTGTTCAATTAAGTCAATTAGGTGTGATTATTGCTTGTGTCGATATCAATCCAGAAAATTGTAATGCCACTGTACAATGCGTTATAAAACTATCAGGCAATGCAAAACCATATATTTGTGATGTGACAAACGAAGATCAA GTAACTGCTACAGTAACTAAAATTATCTTAGAAATAGGTGAAATCACAATGCTGTTTCATTGTTGTGGCTTTCCTAGTTCACATGCTTTAATAAGAGAACCAccagaaataagaaaaaccaTTAATGTTTCAGTTCTTAGTCATTTTTgg ttattagaTTCAGTGTTGCCAAGTATGCAACGAGCAGGCCGAGGACACATTGTAACATTGTCTTCTGTAGCAGGACTTTCTG GTGGTAAAGGAAATGTTCCTTTATCTGCTGCACAATTTGCCGTTCAAGGTTTAGCAGAATCTTTACATACAGAATTAAGGCACTCTAAtagtaatattcttattactttaGTTCATGTATATCCATTCATTGTTAGAGCAGAACTAATTAAAGATATTCGATTTAG GATACCTAGTTATTTCGGAACAATGGTTGCTTCAGAAGCAGCCAAAAAAATTTTGGATGGCGTTCGTAAAAATTATACGGAATTTAGTGTACCAggatatctattatatattggatTTTTACTTAG aatgtTACCCAAGAAGGCTTCTTTCATGTTGAGAGACCTATTAGATACTGGAGTTGATTTTGGATGA